A single window of Thalassomonas viridans DNA harbors:
- a CDS encoding SIMPL domain-containing protein codes for MRALTLLFCSLLFLPSLAVEPESNRQKENIIEVTGEGRISLPQDKIKIDLLLTDESRHISKAKMFIEQQSKQIKQMAAGLGISPDSIRWQQVHVRPLYKEDSVQLHALEVPHSLPQGDEARVFISQLSADKTSEVEKFELSRRISIDFSDAELYQQFLQRVIGLGVKNIFPALISSDEYQQYYQQALDLAVSDAKAKAARLAQQTGTRLGGLSSLREVVLPGNKPGQEFDLSLRRENFTPLAQEIRARVVVSFRIIP; via the coding sequence ATGAGAGCCCTGACATTGCTTTTCTGCAGCTTGCTGTTTTTACCCTCCTTGGCTGTAGAGCCTGAAAGTAACAGGCAGAAAGAAAATATTATTGAGGTGACCGGCGAGGGGAGAATCTCCTTGCCTCAAGATAAGATTAAAATCGATTTGCTGCTGACAGATGAAAGCCGGCACATCAGTAAAGCAAAAATGTTTATTGAGCAACAAAGTAAACAGATAAAGCAGATGGCGGCGGGTTTAGGTATTTCCCCTGACAGCATCCGCTGGCAGCAGGTTCATGTCAGACCTTTATACAAAGAGGACAGCGTACAGCTTCATGCACTCGAAGTGCCGCATAGCTTGCCTCAGGGCGATGAGGCCCGGGTTTTTATATCTCAGTTATCGGCTGACAAAACCAGTGAAGTTGAGAAGTTTGAATTATCCCGCCGGATCAGCATAGACTTTTCAGATGCTGAGCTGTACCAGCAGTTTTTACAAAGAGTCATAGGGCTTGGCGTGAAAAATATCTTTCCTGCCCTTATCAGTTCCGATGAATACCAGCAGTATTACCAACAGGCCTTAGATTTGGCGGTATCAGACGCCAAGGCCAAGGCCGCGCGGCTGGCGCAGCAAACCGGCACCAGGCTGGGGGGCTTATCTTCCCTTAGGGAAGTGGTACTACCGGGTAATAAACCCGGGCAGGAGTTTGATTTGTCCCTAAGGAGGGAAAATTTTACTCCGCTTGCGCAGGAGATAAGGGCGCGGGTTGTTGTCTCTTTTAGGATTATTCCTTAA
- a CDS encoding GAF domain-containing protein, with the protein MSKADFYQTLNTQVGAIIAGETDSIANMANISALLFEALDEVNWVGFYRCFDEELVLGPFQGKVACIRIPLGTGVCGTAAKTGEVQRVADVHQFSGHIACDAASNAEIVLPVRKEGKVVAVLDIDSTRFDRFDEEDQAGLEALVQIFESSLV; encoded by the coding sequence ATGAGTAAAGCTGACTTTTACCAAACGCTCAATACGCAAGTGGGCGCTATTATTGCCGGAGAAACCGACAGTATTGCCAATATGGCCAATATCTCTGCCTTATTGTTTGAAGCCCTGGATGAGGTGAACTGGGTCGGTTTTTACCGCTGTTTCGATGAAGAATTAGTGCTGGGGCCATTCCAAGGCAAGGTCGCTTGTATTAGAATACCCCTAGGGACCGGTGTTTGCGGTACTGCGGCGAAAACCGGAGAAGTGCAGCGCGTTGCCGATGTACACCAGTTTTCCGGGCATATTGCCTGTGACGCGGCAAGTAATGCTGAAATTGTACTGCCGGTCAGAAAAGAGGGTAAAGTGGTTGCTGTATTAGATATCGACAGCACCCGGTTTGACCGTTTTGATGAAGAAGATCAGGCAGGTTTAGAAGCTCTGGTGCAGATATTTGAATCGAGCCTGGTATAA
- the proQ gene encoding RNA chaperone ProQ, translating into METKRTSSKELIAYLAEKFPACFSVEGAAKPLKIGIFQELAEKLADDETVSKTRLRQALRHYTSSWRYLKSIKKGSFRIDLEGNNAEEIDQAQADYASKTLKESQEKFGNKNRKDKEGKKPYKGTKPAAKESVSEKHKAKFKAVKATKREPVKKEKVALKPVESATISVGKNVKVQLGNAPMDATITEIAGNDISVQLGSGMVVKTQIQNIYSE; encoded by the coding sequence ATGGAAACTAAACGTACTAGCAGTAAAGAATTAATCGCCTATTTAGCAGAAAAATTTCCCGCATGTTTTTCTGTGGAAGGGGCAGCGAAGCCGTTAAAAATTGGTATTTTCCAGGAGTTGGCGGAAAAACTTGCCGATGACGAAACTGTCAGTAAAACCCGTCTTCGCCAGGCGCTCCGTCATTATACCAGCAGCTGGCGTTACCTTAAGTCGATTAAAAAAGGCAGCTTCCGTATTGATTTAGAAGGCAATAATGCTGAAGAGATCGATCAGGCGCAGGCGGATTATGCCAGCAAGACCCTGAAAGAAAGCCAGGAAAAATTTGGTAACAAAAACCGTAAAGACAAGGAAGGGAAAAAACCTTATAAAGGAACTAAGCCTGCTGCAAAGGAATCTGTGTCTGAAAAGCACAAAGCGAAATTTAAAGCGGTGAAGGCGACCAAGCGCGAACCGGTAAAAAAAGAAAAGGTTGCGCTGAAACCGGTAGAATCAGCTACTATTAGTGTAGGTAAGAATGTAAAAGTGCAATTAGGCAATGCGCCGATGGACGCGACAATCACCGAAATTGCAGGCAATGACATCAGTGTACAACTCGGTTCAGGAATGGTCGTTAAAACACAAATCCAAAATATATATTCTGAATAA
- the prc gene encoding carboxy terminal-processing peptidase produces the protein MQKFCRIALAVSLSLTSMHLFAFDSKHQADSLPVLAPESQHATATKRITAQFTRAHYKPVEINDTLSEQIFDRYVKQLDYARNVFMASDIAVFEKHRHDFDTLITRGQLDIAYDIYNLNMQRRLERYEFALTQLDKPFDFTKDEVYNFDREEAPWPASEAELNELWRLKVKYDALNLTLAGKEWPKIQEILSKRYKYAIKRLKQSESEDVFQIVMNSFARVVEPHTSYLSPRNAERFQMEMNLSLEGIGAVLRAEEDYTVIQSVVSGGPADKSNELKPKDRIVGVSQDNKEFVDVIGWRLDDVVELIKGPKGSKVRLQVLPGESDDDASTKIVSIIRDTIKLEDRAAKSEVYYEKAGDENSKKLGVITIPSFYNNLSRDVKKELETLKAQGVEGIIVDLRGNGGGSLTEATLLTGLFIDKGPVVQVRDGANRVSVNSDKDGYSYYDGPLTVMVDRYSASASEIFSAAIQDYSRGVIVGEHTFGKGTVQQHRGLGRVYDLYEKPFGSIQFTIAKFYRINGGSTQHRGVLPDIEYPSAVEPEDWGESREENALPWDRIAQAKYTKLNDLSSDLAYLTSLHKERIKTNKEFNYLLDDITVYQAEKDDKTISLNLAKRKAKREERKAKQLARTNERLVAMKMEKVKSLDDLPDELDELDPFLDETAKITFDLVSLGKVAKK, from the coding sequence ATGCAAAAATTCTGTCGTATCGCACTTGCCGTATCCTTGTCGTTAACAAGCATGCATTTATTTGCTTTTGATAGCAAGCACCAGGCTGACTCACTTCCCGTCCTTGCACCAGAAAGTCAACATGCAACTGCTACCAAGCGGATAACGGCGCAATTTACGCGTGCCCACTATAAACCCGTTGAAATAAACGATACCTTGTCTGAGCAGATTTTTGATCGTTATGTCAAGCAGCTCGATTATGCCCGTAATGTGTTTATGGCTTCTGATATTGCCGTGTTTGAAAAGCATCGCCATGATTTCGATACCCTGATCACACGCGGGCAACTCGATATTGCCTATGATATTTACAATCTTAATATGCAGCGCCGGTTAGAGCGTTATGAGTTTGCCTTAACCCAGTTAGACAAGCCGTTCGATTTCACTAAAGATGAAGTGTACAACTTTGACCGGGAAGAAGCTCCCTGGCCGGCATCTGAAGCCGAGCTGAATGAATTATGGCGGTTAAAGGTTAAATACGATGCCCTCAACCTGACCCTGGCGGGTAAGGAATGGCCTAAGATTCAGGAAATCCTGTCCAAGCGTTATAAATATGCCATTAAGCGCCTGAAGCAAAGTGAAAGCGAAGATGTTTTCCAGATTGTGATGAACAGCTTTGCCCGTGTGGTTGAACCTCATACTTCCTACCTTTCTCCCCGTAATGCCGAACGTTTCCAGATGGAAATGAATTTATCCCTTGAAGGCATAGGGGCGGTGCTGAGGGCGGAAGAAGACTATACCGTGATCCAAAGTGTGGTCTCAGGTGGTCCTGCCGATAAATCCAATGAATTAAAACCCAAAGACCGTATTGTCGGCGTTTCCCAGGACAATAAGGAATTTGTCGATGTCATCGGCTGGCGTCTCGATGATGTGGTTGAACTGATCAAGGGTCCCAAAGGCAGTAAAGTCCGTTTGCAGGTGTTGCCCGGTGAATCCGATGATGATGCCAGCACGAAAATCGTCTCTATTATCCGGGATACCATCAAGCTGGAAGACAGGGCGGCCAAGTCGGAAGTCTATTATGAAAAAGCCGGCGATGAGAACAGTAAAAAGCTGGGGGTGATCACCATTCCTAGTTTCTACAACAATCTTTCCCGCGATGTGAAAAAAGAACTGGAAACGCTAAAAGCCCAGGGAGTCGAAGGTATTATTGTCGATCTGCGCGGTAACGGCGGCGGGTCGTTAACCGAAGCTACCTTGCTTACCGGCCTGTTCATCGACAAGGGACCTGTGGTCCAGGTAAGGGACGGCGCCAACCGGGTATCGGTAAACAGCGATAAAGACGGTTACAGTTATTATGACGGACCGTTAACCGTGATGGTAGACAGGTACAGCGCATCGGCCTCGGAAATCTTTTCGGCGGCGATCCAGGATTACAGCCGTGGTGTTATCGTTGGTGAGCATACCTTTGGTAAAGGCACGGTTCAGCAGCACAGGGGCTTAGGCCGGGTTTATGATCTCTATGAAAAACCTTTCGGCAGCATCCAGTTTACGATAGCCAAGTTTTACCGCATCAATGGCGGCAGCACCCAGCACCGCGGTGTTTTGCCGGATATCGAATATCCGTCAGCGGTTGAGCCTGAAGACTGGGGAGAAAGCCGGGAAGAAAATGCGCTGCCCTGGGACCGGATTGCCCAGGCCAAGTATACCAAGCTTAACGATCTCAGCTCAGATCTGGCCTACCTGACTTCTCTGCATAAAGAGCGGATCAAAACCAATAAAGAGTTTAACTATCTGTTAGACGACATTACGGTGTACCAGGCGGAAAAAGACGATAAAACCATCTCGTTGAATTTAGCCAAGCGTAAAGCCAAAAGGGAAGAGCGCAAGGCCAAGCAACTGGCCCGCACCAATGAAAGGCTGGTGGCGATGAAGATGGAAAAAGTGAAGTCTTTGGATGATTTGCCGGATGAACTCGACGAGTTGGATCCATTCCTGGATGAAACCGCCAAGATCACTTTCGATCTGGTGTCTTTAGGAAAAGTTGCTAAGAAATAA